The DNA sequence TGATGCCCAGCCTCTACGCCGCGCGGGGCATGGGCAGCGTCAACCGCCTTGCCCAGGCTGCAGCGACCGCCGCATTGGCTGATATGGAGGTGGTCAAGGCGCGTGTGGCCGAGATCGTGTCAGAGCGCGACCGCGTCGCCGCGGCACTGGCCGGCATCGGCATCGCCGCGCTGCCTTCGGGCACCAACTTCCTGCTGGTCCGTGTCGATGGCCGGGGCGCGGAGGCCGCAGAGGCGCTGGTGGTGCATTTCTTCGAAGACGCCGGGATCATCGTAAGCCGCACCCGCGAGGCGGGGCTGGAAGACTGGCTTCGGTTCTCGCTTGGCACGCCTGATCAGAACGACCTTCTGCTGCGCAGCGCCCAAAGCTTCATGGGACGGCTGGGCTAACCGGCACCCCCCGCTTCTTTATGCCAGAAATACTCGGCACGCCGCGCGCAAGGGGCGCTGCCGCCGATCCTCCGGGCGCAGGCCGTCCCGCTTCAGCCTTGGGGCGGCAGTTCGACCAGCGGCGGCCTTTGCGGGGCCGACCGCCGTCACATTTGCGAGGGCAGGAACAGCACCAGTGCAGGAAAGGCCAGCAGCAGGATCAGCCGCAGGATATCGACCATCCAGAACGGGGTCACACCGCGAAAGATCGTACCAGTGGACACATCGCCCACCACACCTTTCAGGACAAAGACGTTCAGCCCCACAGGTGGGGTGATCAGGCTGATCTCCGTCACCACCACGACGATGATGCCGAACCACACCGGGTCAAATCCCAGGCCCGTGACCAGCGGAAAGAAGATCGGCACCGTCAGCAAAAGCATGGACAGAGATTCGAACAGGCAGCCCAGCACGATGTAGATCGCGATGATCATCGCCATCACCACCCAGGGCGGCACGTCATAGGCGCTGACGGCGGCACGCAATCCCTCGGGCAGGCCCGCGATATTGACGAAGTTGGAAAAGATCCACGCCCCGATCAGCACCGCGAACAGGCTGGCGGTGGTCAGTGTCGTCTCGGTCAGGACCTCGCGCAATCCGCTCCAGTTCAGCCCCCCGCGCGCCAGCGCGATCAGGAACGCCCCTGCCGCCCCCATGCCGGCCGCTTCGGTCGGGGAAAAGGCCAGGTAGATCGGCCAGAAGTCCAGCGCGCCGTAAAGCCCGCCGATGACAAGCCCGAACAGCAGCAGAACCGCCCAGACCCCGCGCAGAGCAGCGGCGCGGTCCTGCCAGTTCGCCCGCGGTCCGGCGGGCCCCGCGTCGGGGGTGCGCGCCACGGTGAACCGCACCGCAGCGAGGTACAGAAGAATGCCAAGGGTGCCCGGTACGATGCCCGCGATGAAAAGCTGCCCGATGGAGGTTTCTGTCAGAAGGCCATAGATCACCAGGATGACCGAGGGCGGTATCAGGATGCCC is a window from the Sulfitobacter sp. THAF37 genome containing:
- a CDS encoding TRAP transporter large permease; the encoded protein is MIESSIGFLAVFVLVLCRIPIAFAMGAVGMIGFAYQTNFTASISMVSRLLIDTSQDYGLSVVPLFILMGLFVNKGGISRELYAVSNAFLGHFRGGLAMATIVACGGFAAICGSSLATAATMSKVAMPEMRKFGYADSLSTASIAAGGTLGILIPPSVILVIYGLLTETSIGQLFIAGIVPGTLGILLYLAAVRFTVARTPDAGPAGPRANWQDRAAALRGVWAVLLLFGLVIGGLYGALDFWPIYLAFSPTEAAGMGAAGAFLIALARGGLNWSGLREVLTETTLTTASLFAVLIGAWIFSNFVNIAGLPEGLRAAVSAYDVPPWVVMAMIIAIYIVLGCLFESLSMLLLTVPIFFPLVTGLGFDPVWFGIIVVVVTEISLITPPVGLNVFVLKGVVGDVSTGTIFRGVTPFWMVDILRLILLLAFPALVLFLPSQM